The following coding sequences are from one Haloplasma contractile SSD-17B window:
- the ablB gene encoding putative beta-lysine N-acetyltransferase, with the protein MNDQLETIGNTRIQHGKDNDRVYVMSLGMDELDTITKDLEKIVEEHNYSKVIAKVPKDAKSKFRHAGFKLEATIPNFYNGEIDGLFMAKYYNENRKKQKEKKRANKVIQTAINKPLLDKNIELDDHFKSRILKPEDASEMAELYKEVFKTYPFPIFDEDYLIKTMNSHVVYFGIWHDEKLVGLSSCEMNKEASNVEMTDFAILKEYRGNNLAFFLLNVMEEHMKSIGIKTAYSMARSQSFGMNITFSKVGYQYGGTLINNTHIGGSIESLNIWFKPLI; encoded by the coding sequence ATGAATGATCAGTTAGAGACGATTGGAAACACACGTATTCAGCATGGTAAGGATAATGACCGTGTCTATGTGATGAGTCTAGGGATGGATGAATTAGATACGATTACTAAGGACTTAGAAAAAATTGTAGAGGAACATAACTATTCAAAAGTTATTGCAAAAGTACCTAAAGACGCAAAATCAAAATTTCGACATGCAGGATTCAAATTAGAAGCGACAATTCCTAATTTTTATAACGGAGAAATCGATGGATTATTTATGGCTAAGTACTATAATGAAAATAGAAAGAAACAAAAGGAAAAGAAAAGAGCTAATAAGGTCATCCAAACTGCAATTAATAAACCCCTTTTAGATAAAAATATAGAACTAGACGATCATTTCAAATCTAGAATATTAAAGCCAGAAGATGCAAGTGAGATGGCTGAATTATACAAAGAGGTATTCAAGACCTACCCATTCCCAATCTTTGATGAGGACTATTTAATTAAAACGATGAATAGTCATGTCGTTTATTTTGGAATTTGGCATGATGAGAAACTAGTTGGTCTTTCATCATGTGAAATGAATAAAGAGGCGTCAAATGTTGAAATGACTGACTTTGCAATTCTAAAAGAGTATCGTGGGAATAACTTGGCATTTTTTCTATTAAATGTTATGGAAGAACATATGAAATCTATAGGTATCAAGACAGCATATTCAATGGCTAGATCCCAATCATTTGGTATGAACATTACATTTTCGAAGGTAGGGTACCAATATGGGGGAACGCTTATAAACAACACTCATATTGGAGGCTCGATTGAAAGTCTTAATATCTGGTTTAAACCACTAATTTAA
- a CDS encoding ABC transporter ATP-binding protein, with the protein MFKVNNLTFKYPKNKSNTINGISFEIKEGEIFGLLGPSGVGKSTTQKILTKLLINYDGEVFYRGKKLHDYGKDFYQEIGVGFEMPVHFSKLTAQENLNFFKKLYKSQADTEALLKRVGLYEHKHKQVQEYSKGMKVRLNFVRALLNNPKILFLDEPTNGLDPKNARILKDIVKEYKENGGTVLLTTHLMNDVDELCDRVAFMANGKITEIDSPKNLKLKHGKRAVEVEYTDEASVLTYTADLDKIKTDQKFLDVIKTKDIVTIHSKETTLDDIFIKLTGVEIDE; encoded by the coding sequence ATGTTTAAGGTAAACAATCTAACGTTTAAATATCCTAAGAATAAATCGAATACAATTAATGGCATCTCGTTTGAGATCAAGGAGGGTGAAATCTTTGGTCTTTTGGGTCCTAGTGGAGTTGGAAAGAGTACAACACAAAAGATACTAACTAAACTGTTAATCAACTATGACGGAGAAGTGTTTTACAGAGGGAAAAAATTACATGATTATGGTAAAGATTTCTATCAGGAAATTGGTGTTGGGTTTGAAATGCCAGTTCACTTTTCGAAACTGACGGCACAAGAAAATCTTAATTTTTTTAAAAAATTATACAAATCTCAGGCAGATACAGAGGCACTTTTAAAACGTGTAGGTCTTTATGAACATAAGCATAAACAAGTGCAGGAATATTCAAAAGGAATGAAAGTACGATTAAACTTCGTGAGGGCACTACTAAATAATCCTAAAATCTTATTTCTAGATGAACCGACGAATGGATTAGACCCTAAAAATGCACGGATTCTAAAAGATATCGTTAAAGAATACAAAGAAAATGGTGGAACAGTACTTTTAACAACCCACCTAATGAATGATGTCGATGAACTATGTGACCGTGTAGCCTTTATGGCGAATGGTAAAATAACAGAAATCGATTCTCCTAAAAACCTAAAATTAAAGCATGGGAAACGAGCAGTAGAAGTCGAATATACGGATGAAGCATCTGTTTTAACGTACACAGCTGATCTCGATAAAATAAAAACAGATCAAAAGTTTCTAGATGTTATTAAGACAAAGGACATTGTGACGATTCATAGTAAAGAAACAACCCTAGATGATATATTCATCAAATTAACAGGAGTTGAGATTGATGAATAA
- a CDS encoding fluoroquinolone export ABC transporter permease subunit: MNNLRSLYVFELIRMKKYNILGASLLTSFIFIAVLHFSGVEDISLIFPLLIFLDVTVMSMLLIGVTMFFEKQEGTLKTMLVSPIGKSEYIISKVLSNVTINLLTLYTLYGYSVLFKELEVNILLLTLYVILIASFHSLIGIYITYYKKTFTDLLVAIMTYSLALTIPVVLVYVGILNIGLIEKMMYLIPTQASMLLMISVTPQSFEVWELIISLSYLIIGGGLLYYIVFRKFDDFAVRESGV, from the coding sequence ATGAATAACTTGCGATCATTATACGTCTTTGAACTAATACGTATGAAGAAATACAATATTCTAGGGGCAAGTTTACTTACATCATTCATCTTTATTGCAGTATTACATTTTAGTGGTGTAGAAGACATTAGTCTAATATTCCCGTTACTTATTTTTCTAGATGTAACCGTGATGTCAATGCTATTAATTGGCGTGACAATGTTTTTTGAAAAACAAGAAGGTACGTTAAAAACAATGTTAGTATCTCCTATAGGTAAGTCAGAGTACATCATCTCAAAGGTTCTTAGCAATGTAACGATTAATCTCTTAACTTTATACACTTTATATGGATACTCTGTTCTATTTAAAGAACTTGAGGTTAACATTCTGTTATTAACTCTTTACGTAATTCTGATTGCATCTTTTCACTCATTAATTGGAATCTACATTACATATTATAAAAAAACGTTTACTGACTTGTTGGTAGCGATCATGACCTATTCACTAGCATTAACTATTCCTGTGGTTCTCGTATATGTTGGGATTTTAAACATCGGTTTAATTGAGAAAATGATGTATCTGATTCCTACACAGGCCTCCATGCTTTTAATGATTAGTGTAACGCCACAGTCATTTGAAGTATGGGAATTAATCATTTCGTTAAGTTACCTGATAATAGGTGGAGGATTACTATATTATATTGTGTTCAGAAAATTTGATGACTTTGCCGTAAGGGAGAGTGGTGTTTAA
- a CDS encoding ABC transporter permease: MYTEFIKNEFKKWLRDPLMKFMLFYPIVFGVIGRYVLPAIEDYNDYFIIDAYKDLIVVILALLIPLIYGALTGFSILDDRDDDSLVSIKVTPLSIHQFLSFRFGMVTVLSFLSTSFVMWFSDIGVNDMGIGNILLISLLASLSAMMTGMLINAFASNKIEGFAVMKGTGVILVFPIVSLFFKDSKEMIFSFAPGYWPAKAISSLIKGDDALYLNYTVYMFVGFVYIIFLNWIVYKLFLRRIKQ, encoded by the coding sequence ATGTATACTGAGTTTATAAAAAATGAATTTAAAAAATGGCTACGGGATCCACTAATGAAGTTTATGTTGTTCTATCCAATAGTGTTTGGTGTAATCGGACGATATGTACTACCGGCCATCGAGGATTATAATGACTATTTTATAATAGATGCATACAAAGACTTAATTGTTGTTATACTAGCGCTTCTGATACCTTTGATTTATGGAGCGCTTACCGGCTTCTCTATATTAGATGATCGTGACGATGATAGTTTAGTATCTATTAAAGTGACGCCATTAAGTATTCACCAATTTTTATCATTTCGTTTTGGGATGGTAACTGTATTATCATTTTTATCAACTAGTTTTGTTATGTGGTTTTCAGATATAGGTGTAAATGATATGGGAATAGGGAACATCCTGTTAATATCGCTTCTTGCATCGCTATCAGCTATGATGACAGGAATGTTAATCAACGCATTTGCTAGTAATAAGATTGAAGGATTTGCTGTTATGAAGGGAACAGGGGTCATTCTAGTATTTCCAATCGTATCTTTGTTCTTTAAAGATAGTAAAGAAATGATTTTCTCGTTTGCACCAGGTTACTGGCCTGCAAAAGCAATTAGTAGTTTGATAAAAGGAGACGATGCACTATACCTTAACTATACGGTTTATATGTTTGTTGGATTCGTCTATATCATCTTTTTAAACTGGATAGTATACAAGTTATTCTTGAGACGAATTAAACAATAA
- a CDS encoding TetR/AcrR family transcriptional regulator, whose product MNDKNKTFEKKEQLIRAAILEFGNKGYDHASLNSILKEAGISKGTFYYHFKSKEELYIDLVFTLAEKKKQFFNDHLDVNILGKDLFTILEVMIELGLRFASEIPYVTKFSLKFIEDNNSEIYHKIIDKMGIESTTYMDQLIERAYEKGEIKHEFPIEFVKKIITHLFVNIIEIGEINTIEDYKHIAGYLINFIKSGLANEEHKKKIN is encoded by the coding sequence ATGAATGATAAAAATAAAACGTTTGAGAAAAAAGAACAATTGATTCGTGCTGCTATATTAGAATTTGGTAACAAGGGATACGACCATGCATCCCTAAATAGTATTCTAAAAGAAGCGGGAATCAGTAAAGGAACCTTTTACTACCATTTTAAAAGTAAAGAGGAGCTATATATTGATTTAGTATTTACACTTGCTGAGAAAAAGAAACAATTTTTTAATGACCATTTAGACGTTAATATATTAGGAAAAGACTTGTTTACCATTTTAGAAGTAATGATTGAGCTTGGTTTAAGGTTCGCAAGTGAAATTCCGTATGTAACTAAATTTTCACTAAAGTTTATAGAGGATAATAATAGTGAGATTTACCATAAGATTATAGATAAGATGGGTATAGAATCAACTACTTACATGGATCAACTCATAGAACGAGCGTATGAAAAAGGAGAAATTAAACATGAGTTTCCAATTGAATTTGTCAAAAAGATTATTACACATTTGTTTGTTAACATAATAGAAATAGGAGAAATTAATACGATCGAGGATTATAAACATATTGCAGGTTACCTAATTAATTTTATAAAAAGTGGACTCGCAAATGAGGAGCATAAAAAGAAGATAAACTAG
- a CDS encoding TIGR01906 family membrane protein, producing MKVLDYIKNEKIAYYKWLHFLVGLTIALFLIATAAKFTLNFKPLYYFDIDYLNITQYTDLTKDQIIENYDVLIDYLRTSYKGELEFPSLKMSEQGKIHFEDVKAIFIKIDYLIGITLILSIMGSYFLTKNKVLDYLKWSAMFLIGLPVALAFPFALDFNATFNKFHELFFTNDYWLFNPKTDPVINILPQTFFMHAAILILVILSIESFILYRLYLHFQMKLYQKMK from the coding sequence ATGAAGGTATTAGATTACATTAAAAACGAAAAAATTGCTTACTATAAATGGCTTCATTTTCTAGTTGGTTTAACAATTGCATTATTTCTTATCGCTACAGCAGCTAAATTTACACTCAATTTTAAGCCATTATATTATTTTGATATCGATTACCTAAACATTACGCAGTACACAGATTTAACTAAAGATCAAATAATAGAGAATTATGATGTCCTCATTGATTATCTAAGAACAAGTTATAAAGGTGAGCTAGAGTTTCCTTCGTTGAAAATGTCGGAACAAGGTAAAATTCATTTCGAAGATGTAAAAGCAATATTCATTAAGATTGATTACTTAATAGGGATTACGCTTATACTTAGCATAATGGGAAGTTACTTCTTAACAAAAAATAAGGTTCTGGATTATTTAAAATGGAGTGCTATGTTTTTAATCGGATTACCGGTTGCACTAGCGTTTCCATTCGCACTCGACTTTAATGCGACCTTTAATAAGTTTCATGAACTATTTTTTACAAATGACTATTGGTTGTTTAACCCAAAAACGGACCCAGTAATCAATATTTTACCACAGACATTCTTTATGCATGCAGCGATTCTAATTCTTGTCATACTATCAATTGAAAGTTTTATACTATATAGACTTTATTTACATTTTCAAATGAAATTATATCAAAAGATGAAGTAA
- a CDS encoding metal ABC transporter solute-binding protein, Zn/Mn family, protein MKRTNKLIMLLVVAMLTITLAGCNNTKDGEGKIKVVTTLFPHYDFTKQIAKDKVDVELILPPGVEAHSFQPTPKQVVNIYQADLFVYTGDFMEIWVHSVEESKNAQSLLIIDASKGVLLTDHEGHDHAHEDDNHTEEDHHDEEEHHDEEEHHDEEESVDTDNHIDENVDPHYWTDPLNAKIMVDNILEGLIEVDPENADFYRENARQYKASLDDLHQEISHVVSHTTHDTIIYAGHFAFGYFVDRYSLHHESPYTNFSPNTPPSITQYQKIIETVSQEGQTHIYFEENIDPAVANKIAEETNTDTLLLHALHNISKEDLTNGETYISLMEKNIENLKLGLGYNEE, encoded by the coding sequence ATGAAACGAACTAATAAATTAATAATGTTGCTAGTAGTTGCAATGCTTACAATTACGCTTGCTGGGTGTAACAATACGAAAGATGGAGAAGGTAAAATTAAAGTTGTCACGACGCTTTTTCCGCACTATGATTTCACTAAACAAATAGCCAAAGATAAAGTAGATGTTGAACTGATCTTACCACCTGGTGTTGAAGCGCATAGTTTTCAACCAACACCTAAACAGGTAGTAAACATCTATCAAGCGGATCTGTTTGTTTACACAGGAGATTTTATGGAGATATGGGTGCATAGTGTAGAAGAAAGTAAAAATGCACAGTCATTATTAATAATAGATGCAAGTAAAGGTGTCTTGCTAACAGACCACGAAGGACATGATCACGCTCATGAAGATGATAATCATACTGAAGAAGACCATCACGATGAAGAAGAACATCATGACGAAGAAGAACACCATGATGAAGAGGAGTCTGTAGATACAGATAATCATATTGACGAAAATGTTGACCCGCATTATTGGACGGATCCATTGAATGCAAAAATCATGGTAGATAACATTTTAGAAGGGTTAATTGAAGTTGATCCTGAGAATGCTGACTTTTATCGTGAGAATGCACGGCAGTACAAAGCATCACTAGATGACTTACATCAAGAAATTTCACATGTAGTTTCTCATACTACACATGATACGATTATCTATGCAGGACATTTTGCATTCGGTTATTTTGTTGATCGTTATTCCTTACATCATGAATCACCATATACGAACTTTTCACCAAACACCCCACCATCTATAACTCAATATCAAAAAATAATTGAAACCGTTAGTCAGGAAGGGCAAACACATATATACTTTGAAGAAAACATCGATCCTGCTGTTGCAAATAAAATAGCAGAAGAAACGAATACCGATACACTACTCTTACATGCCTTACACAATATATCGAAAGAAGACCTAACTAACGGTGAAACTTATATATCATTGATGGAAAAAAATATAGAGAATTTAAAATTAGGGCTTGGTTATAATGAAGAATAA
- a CDS encoding metal ABC transporter ATP-binding protein, which translates to MKNNVLNIEHLTIKYGKHTVLKDLTFKVQTGDYVGIIGPNGSGKSTLVRGILGLVPITNGQIEKVTNDDIGYLPQKTYSNDQVFPATVKEIVLTGLLRNKRFPNFYTPSDHKKVDQILKRLQIIDLKENKIGTLSGGQQQRVMLARAVVSSPKILILDEPTSALDPKFRETFYKLVNDLNKNEGITILHISHDLNSVMQYMNRVLHLDRDILFYGAKEKYLKLDNKKIAKKQQPEREVEVVS; encoded by the coding sequence ATGAAGAATAATGTCTTAAATATCGAACACCTTACAATTAAATATGGAAAACATACTGTATTAAAAGATCTTACATTTAAAGTTCAGACAGGAGATTACGTTGGGATAATAGGACCGAATGGTTCTGGAAAATCAACATTAGTAAGGGGGATTTTAGGACTTGTTCCAATTACTAATGGACAAATTGAGAAGGTAACTAATGATGATATTGGTTATTTACCACAAAAAACATATAGTAACGATCAGGTATTTCCTGCAACTGTAAAGGAAATAGTCTTAACTGGGCTTCTAAGAAATAAACGCTTCCCTAACTTCTATACGCCTAGTGATCATAAAAAAGTTGATCAAATATTAAAAAGGTTGCAGATTATCGATTTAAAAGAAAATAAAATAGGTACTTTATCAGGGGGGCAGCAACAGAGAGTGATGTTAGCGAGAGCCGTGGTAAGCTCCCCTAAAATATTGATCTTAGATGAACCAACAAGTGCTTTAGATCCTAAGTTCAGGGAAACTTTTTATAAATTAGTAAATGATCTGAACAAAAATGAAGGAATTACAATTTTACACATAAGCCATGATTTGAATTCAGTTATGCAGTATATGAATCGAGTCCTTCATTTAGATCGAGACATATTATTTTATGGAGCAAAAGAAAAGTATCTAAAATTAGATAATAAGAAGATAGCTAAGAAACAGCAACCTGAGAGAGAAGTGGAGGTCGTTAGTTAA
- a CDS encoding metal ABC transporter permease produces MNPITDIIEALQYGFMLKAILVGVLVAVSSALLGIFIVLKKYSMIGDGLAHVSFAAIAISLLLSESPFFRSTISSFIPVESPLILSIILVILASFAILKLNEKANINGDAAIGLVSSFSIAFGYLIIFKSKGINVNLESFLFGNILFINNLDVILSIILSIIVILTIIFLYNSFFSITYDEEFSKVMGLKTKRINYLISILTSITIVLGIRVVGTMLISSMIIFPTVTALQLSKGFKQTIIASCLISVSSVILGIFISYIYDFPPGSMIVMINALFFVIVYMIQKVKL; encoded by the coding sequence ATGAATCCAATTACAGATATTATTGAAGCCTTGCAATATGGGTTTATGCTTAAAGCAATCCTTGTTGGTGTTTTAGTAGCAGTTAGTAGCGCCCTCTTAGGAATATTTATTGTTCTAAAGAAATATTCAATGATTGGCGATGGGTTAGCGCATGTAAGCTTTGCTGCAATTGCAATATCATTGCTTTTATCTGAATCTCCATTTTTTCGTTCTACTATAAGTAGTTTCATTCCGGTTGAGTCACCTTTGATCCTTTCTATCATCCTTGTAATTCTTGCATCATTTGCAATTCTAAAATTGAATGAAAAAGCCAATATAAACGGCGATGCTGCTATTGGATTAGTATCGTCCTTTTCGATTGCCTTTGGATACCTGATTATATTTAAATCCAAAGGGATTAATGTGAACTTAGAGAGTTTCTTATTTGGAAACATATTATTTATTAACAATTTAGATGTCATATTATCGATCATATTATCGATCATTGTCATCTTAACAATTATCTTTTTATATAACAGCTTCTTTTCAATCACGTATGATGAAGAATTTTCTAAAGTTATGGGACTTAAGACAAAGCGAATTAATTATTTAATCTCAATTTTGACCTCGATTACAATTGTTTTAGGAATCAGAGTGGTGGGAACGATGTTAATTTCTAGTATGATTATATTCCCAACTGTAACAGCCCTTCAGTTATCGAAAGGATTCAAGCAAACTATCATTGCAAGTTGTCTCATTTCAGTTTCGAGTGTGATATTAGGGATTTTTATCTCCTATATTTACGATTTCCCACCGGGGTCGATGATTGTTATGATCAATGCATTATTCTTTGTAATCGTTTATATGATTCAAAAGGTTAAGTTGTAA
- a CDS encoding Fur family transcriptional regulator, with protein MKLNEVKNILKHKGLRFTEQRKIVLDILKSSKTPLTAEEIYIQYVNQDKSISLSTIYRTIDAFIANDLVEKSYLQDDQKACFSYNHNEHKHYLVCVDCKRVIEVKSCPLEIYANQLELQTDFNITGHKLELFGHCPDCK; from the coding sequence ATGAAACTAAATGAAGTAAAAAATATATTAAAACATAAGGGATTACGTTTTACAGAACAACGAAAAATTGTACTCGATATTTTAAAAAGTTCAAAGACTCCACTAACTGCAGAAGAAATTTATATTCAGTATGTAAATCAAGATAAATCGATTAGTCTATCAACAATATACCGCACAATAGATGCATTTATTGCTAACGATCTTGTTGAAAAATCATACCTTCAAGATGATCAAAAAGCATGTTTTAGTTATAATCATAATGAGCATAAACATTATTTAGTGTGTGTTGACTGTAAACGCGTTATTGAAGTAAAATCATGTCCTCTTGAAATATATGCGAATCAATTAGAATTACAAACTGATTTTAATATTACGGGGCATAAATTAGAACTGTTTGGTCATTGTCCAGATTGTAAATAA
- a CDS encoding MBL fold metallo-hydrolase, translating into MNNHFVEHNHVIKIAEDVFCIQILLVNSILIGQPNSGEFILIDTGVKKSKNHIIDKIESIYGKSAKPRAIILTHGHFDHIGSIKQLIDHYSDVEVYAHEDELPYLTGEKDYLPADPSVSNGLLAKMSPFYSHKGIDLGNRVKKLPDTHTIPFFDEWKWLHTPGHSPGQISLYRERDGILIASDAITTVKQESALKVLTQEKELHGPPQYFTTNWTEAYESVKKLVELKPNIIVSSHGKPLSGYPLAKGLETLTLGFERYEIPKQGKYVEERYKNHV; encoded by the coding sequence ATGAATAATCACTTTGTAGAACATAATCATGTAATCAAAATTGCAGAGGATGTTTTTTGCATTCAAATTCTTTTAGTTAATAGTATCTTAATTGGACAACCAAATAGTGGTGAGTTTATACTAATTGATACAGGTGTAAAAAAGTCTAAAAATCATATAATTGACAAAATTGAATCGATATACGGTAAAAGTGCAAAGCCAAGGGCCATCATTTTAACACATGGACATTTTGACCATATAGGGTCTATTAAACAACTAATCGATCATTATAGCGATGTAGAAGTATATGCACATGAGGATGAACTTCCTTATTTAACGGGAGAAAAAGACTACTTACCGGCTGATCCGTCAGTTAGTAATGGCTTGCTAGCTAAGATGTCTCCATTCTACTCTCACAAAGGAATTGATTTAGGAAATCGTGTAAAAAAACTTCCAGATACTCATACCATTCCTTTTTTTGATGAATGGAAATGGTTGCATACTCCAGGGCATTCACCAGGACAAATCTCACTTTACCGTGAGCGTGATGGTATCTTAATTGCCTCTGACGCGATCACGACTGTTAAACAAGAATCCGCTCTTAAAGTCTTAACTCAAGAAAAAGAATTACATGGTCCGCCACAATACTTTACAACAAACTGGACCGAGGCGTATGAATCGGTAAAAAAATTAGTGGAATTAAAGCCCAATATTATCGTATCTAGTCATGGGAAACCACTCAGTGGTTATCCACTTGCTAAGGGACTTGAAACGTTAACTCTAGGGTTTGAACGATATGAAATTCCTAAACAAGGAAAATATGTTGAAGAACGCTATAAAAATCATGTGTAA
- a CDS encoding MFS transporter, which produces MFGIPKNMKLNKALYSLLTVVLIMHIASNIVIPILPVILRSEAGLDPTKIGVVIGSFSIAFQLGSIIGGLLSDRVGKRPTMFVGALIQMSALIGFGVSDSYLMFVLFSLLNGVGAGIYAPTVKAAIATLANESKDMETTAFSLRGIFANIGVGIAGLIILILSASKSNIIFFSAAGIYLLLAIFTWIFISKDCERKRCPKIPLNSYLLIFKNKPFVVFAILLIFINAIYAQLGLLLPLRGEAIFENGKIVGSIWTITSVAVIIFQGYINRRILQKFNPMTSLFWSLLIFAGGILLIGLSGNYYLLALSAVIFFFGEMLMLPTTDSLISQFAHADLIGAYFSIANLIYGIGTALGAFVGGRIIDRFGVDTTLLPWGIIAGFSIAVAILLAIVRQFPSIKNTIH; this is translated from the coding sequence ATGTTTGGGATACCAAAAAATATGAAATTAAATAAGGCACTCTATTCTTTACTAACTGTCGTTTTAATTATGCATATTGCTTCTAATATTGTGATTCCGATCTTACCGGTTATTCTAAGAAGCGAAGCAGGACTTGATCCTACCAAAATAGGAGTTGTCATTGGTTCTTTTTCCATTGCATTTCAACTAGGAAGTATTATTGGTGGCTTATTGTCTGACCGTGTTGGAAAACGACCTACAATGTTTGTAGGCGCACTCATTCAAATGTCTGCTCTTATTGGTTTTGGGGTGAGTGATTCTTATTTAATGTTTGTTTTATTCTCCCTTCTAAACGGAGTAGGAGCAGGAATTTATGCCCCTACAGTAAAAGCAGCAATTGCCACGTTAGCAAATGAATCAAAGGATATGGAAACTACAGCATTTTCTCTACGTGGCATTTTTGCCAATATTGGAGTTGGAATTGCAGGACTAATCATTTTAATTTTATCAGCTAGTAAGTCTAATATTATTTTCTTCTCTGCTGCAGGAATTTATTTATTATTAGCCATTTTCACATGGATCTTTATCTCTAAAGACTGTGAGCGTAAACGGTGTCCTAAAATTCCACTCAATAGTTATCTACTCATTTTTAAAAATAAACCATTTGTGGTATTTGCAATACTCTTAATTTTTATTAATGCGATTTATGCTCAACTTGGATTATTGTTGCCATTACGGGGAGAAGCCATATTTGAGAATGGTAAAATCGTAGGATCAATTTGGACCATCACTAGTGTAGCTGTTATTATTTTTCAAGGTTACATAAATAGGCGCATCTTACAAAAATTTAACCCCATGACATCTCTTTTTTGGTCACTTCTAATATTTGCTGGTGGAATCTTGCTTATTGGATTATCTGGTAACTACTATCTGTTAGCCTTAAGTGCTGTCATTTTTTTCTTCGGAGAAATGCTAATGTTACCAACTACCGATAGTTTAATTAGTCAATTTGCACACGCAGACTTAATCGGTGCCTATTTCAGTATAGCTAACTTGATTTATGGCATTGGTACTGCACTCGGGGCATTTGTAGGAGGAAGAATAATTGATCGCTTTGGTGTAGACACTACTTTATTACCATGGGGAATAATAGCAGGTTTTTCAATCGCAGTAGCCATCCTTTTAGCAATCGTGAGACAGTTTCCATCTATTAAAAATACCATTCACTAA
- a CDS encoding ArsR/SmtB family transcription factor, translating into MMQEKNQGHCEVKCIHEDTIEDVRTKLPEEVKIFELAEFFKTFADSTRIKIISALSNAEMCVCDLAHLLNTSQSAISHQLRVLRQNRLVKYRKVGKIVYYSLDDDHVLEVMRQGMEHISHG; encoded by the coding sequence ATGATGCAAGAAAAAAATCAAGGGCATTGTGAAGTTAAATGTATACATGAGGATACAATAGAAGACGTTCGTACCAAATTACCAGAAGAAGTAAAGATATTTGAGTTAGCAGAATTTTTTAAAACATTTGCTGATTCAACGCGGATAAAGATTATTAGTGCTTTGTCAAATGCTGAAATGTGTGTATGTGATTTGGCACATCTTTTAAATACCTCACAATCTGCTATTTCACATCAGTTACGAGTTTTAAGACAGAATCGTTTAGTAAAATATCGTAAGGTAGGAAAAATTGTATATTACTCACTAGATGATGATCATGTTTTAGAAGTCATGAGGCAAGGTATGGAACATATATCACACGGCTAA